A single window of Pogona vitticeps strain Pit_001003342236 chromosome 11, PviZW2.1, whole genome shotgun sequence DNA harbors:
- the SH3BGRL gene encoding adapter SH3BGRL — MVIKVYIASSSGSTAIKKQQQDVLGFLEANKIEFEEKDIAANEENRKWMRENVPEESRPTSGNPLPPRIFNDSRYLGDYEAFFEARENNAVYAFLGLTPPPGSKEAEALAKQEA, encoded by the exons ATGGTGATCAAAGTCTACATCGCGTCCTCCTCGGGCTCCACGGCG AtcaaaaagcagcagcaagatgTGCTTGGCTTTTTGGAAGCCAACAAGATCGAGTTTGAGGAGAAGGACATAGCGGCCAACGAAGAGAACCGCAAGTGGATGCGAGAGAACGTCCCCGAAGAGAGCCGTCCCACCAGCGGGAATCCGTTGCCCCCGCGGATCTTTAATGACAGCCGGTACCTTGGG GATTATGAAGCTTTCTTTGAAGCTAGAGAGAATAACGCAGTATATGCTTTTCTAGGATTGACCCCTCCACCTGGTTCAAAG GAGGCAGAAGCTCTGGCCAAGCAAGAAGCATGA
- the LOC110086636 gene encoding uncharacterized protein LOC110086636 — MLAESFLTSIAYKAELQASHKCQGLEAIEAESWRNPLEEPEGNGDFHTESEKKAFTKMAVLSPDRQVSVQKPLPTKRFNHIPPSAPRHIPMKEQLCEKGLDLYRSWSGQSLYQNYPDLHIGGDHIAYHTCDSGCVMDQGCNEPPTGPVLWSRDILSQYSSVNEPLQRLKAIKLSHGDECGERTITLHKEPLSNSMINNYMESKVQELYKLVLEEKLTQCGHHSLVSNWLVNNIGELSLDPHGGASKALLQSLAAFGLQNTSGGQSSEFATPNLQISPPLCKRKLSAVHSAL; from the coding sequence ATGCTGGCAGAAAGCTTCCTTACCAGCATTGCCTACAAAGCTGAACTGCAAGCATCTCATAAGTGCCAGGGCTTAGAAGCCATCGAAGCAGAATCCTGGAGGAATCCGTTGGAAGAGCCGGAGGGCAATGGAGATTTCCATACAGAATCTGAGAAGAAAgcctttacaaagatggcggTACTCAGTCCTGACCGTCAGGTGTCTGTGCAAAAGCCATTGCCGACCAAAAGATTCAACCACATCCCTCCATCAGCTCCTCGGCATATCCCGATGAAAGAGCAACTCTGTGAAAAAGGGCTGGATCTCTATCGATCCTGGTCTGGCCAAAGCCTTTATCAGAACTATCCGGATCTCCACATTGGAGGCGATCACATTGCTTACCATACCTGCGATTCGGGTTGCGTCATGGACCAGGGGTGTAATGAACCACCCACTGGCCCTGTTCTGTGGTCCAGAGACATCCTGTCCCAATATTCCTCTGTCAACGAACCTCTGCAGAGGTTGAAGGCCATCAAGTTGAGCCATGGTGACGAATGTGGAGAAAGAACCATCACCCTCCATAAAGAGCCCTTGTCTAACTCCATGATCAACAACTACATGGAGAGCAAAGTCCAAGAACTTTATAAGCTGGTTTTGGAAGAGAAGCTGACCCAGTGCGGCCACCACTCCCTGGTCTCCAATTGGCTGGTGAATAATATCGGCGAGCTGTCTCTGGATCCGCACGGCGGAGCCTCCAAAGCTCTCCTGCAATCTCTAGCTGCCTTTGGCCTGCAGAACACGAGCGGCGGGCAAAGCAGTGAATTCGCCACTCCGAATTTACAAATCTCGCCTCCACTTTGCAAAAGGAAATTATCTGCGGTGCATTCTGCATTgtga
- the LOC140702253 gene encoding SH3 domain-binding glutamic acid-rich-like protein 3, with product MGTIRVYYTSVTGSREVRQRQSEVLRILDGNRLKYQLVDVSISERLLQEMRDKAGKPDAIPPQIFNGEEYCGDFEMLHEATENEEVPKFLKTTIVDNMAGGSF from the exons ATGGGCACCATTCGGGTCTATTACACCAGCGTCACGGGGTCCCGGGAG GTGAGGCAGCGGCAGTCCGAAGTCCTTCGCATTCTGGATGGAAATCGGCTGAAGTACCAGTTAGTGGATGTGTCCATCAGCGAACGTTTACTCCAAGAGATGAGGGACAAAGCAGGCAAGCCTGATGCCATCCCACCTCAGATCTTTAATGGAGAGGAGTACTGCGGG GACTTTGAGATGCTGCACGAAGCCACGGAGAACGAAGAGGTGCCCAAGTTTCTGAAGACGACAATAGTAGACAATATGGCAGGAGGTTCTTTCTGA